Proteins encoded within one genomic window of Bradyrhizobium sp. 186:
- a CDS encoding DNA repair protein: MSGARISALATLRGQIERIETAEVVHQRDRVALGHGEVDSALKGGLARAAIHEVFCEGRQGAAATGFVTGLAGRVTARKPLLWVRQDFLDMETGALSMHGLAELGLDPRRVVMVRAADVESALRTSADALACDALGAVVLELWGEIRQFDLVASRKLTLAAQSSGVTGLLLRMAAQPLPSTAETRWMLRAAHSPPGAMWSVWGAPRFDAELIRNRHGPCGRWIMEWKCDECQFSESPAYPQPVAAAPAHRSDPALLQQRRAG; the protein is encoded by the coding sequence ATGAGCGGCGCACGCATCAGCGCGCTTGCGACCTTGCGCGGCCAGATCGAGCGCATCGAGACGGCGGAGGTCGTGCACCAGCGCGATCGCGTCGCGCTTGGCCATGGCGAGGTCGACAGCGCGCTGAAGGGCGGGCTTGCGCGCGCGGCGATCCATGAGGTGTTTTGCGAGGGCCGCCAGGGCGCGGCCGCGACGGGTTTTGTCACGGGACTTGCGGGCCGCGTGACGGCACGCAAACCGCTGCTGTGGGTGCGGCAGGATTTTTTGGACATGGAAACAGGCGCGCTGTCGATGCACGGGCTTGCCGAGCTTGGGCTTGATCCGCGCCGTGTGGTGATGGTGCGCGCCGCCGACGTGGAGAGTGCGCTGCGCACTTCGGCCGATGCGCTCGCTTGCGATGCGCTGGGTGCCGTGGTGCTCGAGCTCTGGGGTGAAATCAGACAGTTCGATCTCGTGGCGAGCCGCAAGCTGACGTTGGCCGCGCAGTCTTCAGGCGTAACTGGCCTGCTGCTGCGCATGGCGGCGCAGCCGCTGCCGTCGACCGCGGAGACACGATGGATGCTGCGTGCGGCGCATTCGCCGCCAGGGGCGATGTGGAGTGTCTGGGGCGCGCCGCGCTTCGATGCCGAGCTCATTCGCAATCGTCATGGCCCATGTGGCCGGTGGATCATGGAATGGAAATGTGATGAGTGCCAGTTCAGTGAATCGCCGGCGTATCCTCAGCCTGTGGCTGCCGCGCCTGCCCATCGATCGGATCCAGCGCTTCTTCAGCAACGTCGGGCTGGATAA
- a CDS encoding UdgX family uracil-DNA binding protein (This protein belongs to the uracil DNA glycosylase superfamily, members of which act in excision repair of DNA. However, it belongs more specifically to UdgX branch, whose founding member was found to bind uracil in DNA (where it does not belong), without cleaving it, appears to promote DNA repair by a pathway involving RecA, rather than base excision.) → MYLITLDSETDFDGWRKAARTLALHQVAPADVTWGVQGQTQDRMPPGLSEAPSLPPIETETTFSVPANFIELARIAILHRDDERFALLYRLLWRLKADHDLLETMADPDVAQAAAMAGSVQRDAQRMRDIVRFREIGREQKAHYATWFEPEHHIVAFTAPFFARRFADMPWSILTPDICAHWDGHAISFTPGISRTEKPAPGRLEETWRRHFQPDRMPTPEAPRTRPRNLQEASILGPLLADAERWTGGRISPRPEAPVTRKTTAGDDLERLREEAAHCRACHLYKDATQTVFGEGPKSANIMLVGEQPGDKEDLAGHPFVGPAGQMLDRALEEAGVDRKKVYVTNAVKHFKFVPRGKIRLHQKPATPEIRACRQWYEREVSAIQPDLIVAMGATAAQSVFGKITPIGKNRGRLIDLPDGRKALVTVHPSYLLRLPDPKAKVLEYQRFVEDLKIAATLQKKSARAA, encoded by the coding sequence ATGTACCTCATCACCCTCGACAGCGAGACCGACTTCGACGGCTGGCGCAAAGCTGCGCGCACGCTCGCGCTGCATCAGGTCGCGCCGGCGGACGTGACGTGGGGTGTGCAAGGCCAAACGCAGGACCGGATGCCGCCCGGCCTGTCGGAAGCGCCAAGCCTTCCGCCGATCGAGACCGAAACCACATTCAGCGTGCCGGCCAATTTCATCGAGCTCGCACGCATCGCGATCCTGCATCGCGACGACGAACGCTTTGCGCTCCTCTATCGCTTGCTGTGGCGGTTGAAGGCCGATCACGATCTTCTGGAAACGATGGCCGATCCCGACGTGGCGCAGGCTGCCGCAATGGCCGGCAGCGTGCAGCGCGACGCGCAACGGATGCGCGACATCGTCCGTTTCCGCGAGATCGGGCGCGAGCAGAAGGCGCATTACGCCACCTGGTTCGAGCCGGAGCACCACATCGTCGCTTTCACCGCGCCGTTTTTCGCCCGCCGCTTTGCCGACATGCCCTGGTCGATCCTCACGCCTGATATCTGCGCTCATTGGGACGGTCATGCGATCTCTTTCACGCCGGGGATCAGCCGGACGGAGAAGCCCGCGCCGGGCCGCCTGGAGGAAACCTGGCGTCGCCATTTCCAGCCGGACCGGATGCCGACGCCTGAAGCACCGAGGACGCGCCCGAGGAACCTCCAGGAAGCGTCGATACTTGGACCCCTGCTCGCTGATGCCGAACGCTGGACCGGCGGGCGGATTTCCCCGCGCCCGGAGGCTCCCGTGACACGCAAGACCACAGCCGGCGACGATCTCGAAAGGCTTCGGGAGGAAGCCGCCCACTGCCGCGCCTGCCACCTCTACAAGGACGCCACGCAGACCGTGTTCGGCGAAGGCCCGAAGTCCGCCAACATCATGCTGGTCGGCGAGCAACCCGGCGACAAGGAAGATCTCGCCGGCCATCCCTTCGTCGGCCCGGCCGGTCAGATGCTCGATCGGGCGCTGGAGGAGGCCGGCGTCGACCGCAAGAAGGTCTATGTCACCAACGCGGTGAAACACTTCAAATTCGTGCCGCGCGGCAAAATCCGCCTGCACCAGAAGCCGGCGACGCCCGAGATCCGGGCATGCCGACAGTGGTATGAGCGGGAAGTTTCGGCAATCCAGCCCGATCTCATCGTGGCGATGGGCGCGACCGCCGCACAAAGCGTGTTCGGCAAGATCACTCCGATCGGCAAAAACCGTGGCCGGCTGATCGATCTTCCCGACGGCCGCAAGGCGCTGGTGACGGTGCACCCGTCCTATCTGCTCCGGCTGCCGGATCCGAAGGCCAAGGTGTTGGAATATCAGCGCTTTGTCGAGGATCTGAAGATCGCCGCCACCTTGCAGAAGAAATCCGCGCGCGCCGCCTAA
- a CDS encoding inorganic phosphate transporter, whose product MTDVAFDRAVADPAPIQPASRPNLDKGFNPLTMILFFGILAAGLLFVAYSIYVDVNATGTKVTTFLPYLLLFVALLIALGFEFVNGFHDTANAVATVIYTHSLPAEVAVMWSGFFNFLGVLASSGAVAFGIVSLLPVELILQVGSSAGFAMVFALLIAAILWNLGTWFFGLPASSSHTLIGSIIGVGIANAVMRGRDGTSGVDWSKATEIGYALLLSPLVGFICAAVLLLLLKFIVRNPALYAAPEGNKAPPLWIRGLLIATCTGVSFAHGSNDGQKGMGLIMLILIGTVPTAYALNRALPESQVVQFQKTSDAASKVIAAKGAGHSIIGDPRPAVTQYIALHHINEGTYPSLAALVKDVGDQVAKYGSLTKVPAEAVGNTRNDMYLTSEAIRFLMKDKENDLNKDEVTTLNAYKGSLDAATKFIPTWVKVAVAIALGLGTMIGWKRIVVTVGEKIGKTHLTYAQGASAELVAAATIGAADVFGLPVSTTHVLSSGVAGTMAANGSGLQWSTIRNLLMAWVLTLPCAIALSATLYVIFSRIF is encoded by the coding sequence ATGACCGACGTTGCATTCGACCGCGCGGTAGCCGATCCCGCGCCGATCCAGCCGGCCTCGCGGCCAAATCTCGACAAGGGATTCAACCCGCTGACGATGATCCTGTTCTTCGGCATCCTCGCCGCAGGCCTGCTGTTCGTCGCCTACAGCATCTATGTCGACGTCAACGCGACCGGCACGAAGGTGACGACCTTCCTGCCCTACCTCCTCTTGTTCGTCGCGCTGCTGATCGCGCTCGGCTTCGAATTCGTCAACGGCTTCCACGACACCGCCAATGCAGTAGCCACCGTGATCTACACCCACTCACTGCCGGCCGAAGTCGCCGTGATGTGGTCAGGCTTCTTCAACTTCCTCGGCGTGCTCGCGTCCTCCGGCGCGGTCGCCTTCGGCATCGTATCGCTGCTGCCGGTCGAGCTGATCCTCCAGGTCGGCTCCAGCGCCGGCTTCGCGATGGTGTTCGCACTGCTGATCGCCGCGATCCTGTGGAATCTCGGCACCTGGTTCTTCGGCCTGCCTGCCTCCTCCTCGCACACGCTGATCGGCTCGATCATCGGCGTCGGTATCGCCAACGCCGTCATGCGCGGCCGCGACGGCACCTCGGGCGTGGACTGGAGCAAGGCGACCGAGATCGGCTACGCGCTGCTGCTGTCGCCGCTGGTCGGCTTCATCTGCGCCGCCGTGCTGTTGCTGCTCCTCAAGTTCATCGTGCGCAACCCGGCACTCTATGCTGCGCCCGAAGGCAACAAGGCGCCGCCGCTCTGGATCCGTGGTCTGCTGATCGCGACCTGCACAGGCGTCAGCTTTGCGCACGGCTCGAACGACGGTCAGAAGGGCATGGGTCTGATCATGCTGATCCTGATCGGCACCGTGCCGACAGCCTACGCGCTCAACCGCGCGCTGCCGGAATCGCAAGTCGTCCAATTCCAGAAGACCTCGGACGCCGCCTCCAAGGTGATCGCGGCGAAGGGCGCCGGCCACAGCATCATCGGCGATCCCCGTCCGGCGGTGACGCAGTACATCGCGCTGCACCACATCAACGAGGGCACCTATCCCTCGCTCGCCGCGCTGGTGAAGGACGTCGGCGACCAGGTCGCCAAATACGGCTCACTGACCAAGGTACCCGCGGAAGCCGTCGGCAACACCCGCAACGACATGTACCTGACTTCGGAAGCCATCCGCTTCCTGATGAAGGACAAGGAAAACGATCTCAACAAGGACGAGGTCACGACCTTGAACGCCTACAAGGGCTCGCTCGATGCCGCCACCAAGTTCATCCCGACCTGGGTGAAGGTTGCGGTGGCGATCGCGCTCGGTCTCGGCACCATGATCGGCTGGAAGCGCATCGTGGTCACGGTCGGTGAGAAGATCGGCAAGACCCATCTCACCTATGCGCAGGGAGCGTCGGCCGAGCTCGTCGCCGCGGCAACGATCGGCGCCGCCGATGTGTTCGGCCTCCCGGTCTCGACCACGCATGTGCTGTCGTCCGGCGTCGCCGGTACCATGGCCGCCAACGGCTCCGGCCTGCAATGGTCGACCATCCGCAACCTGCTGATGGCCTGGGTGCTGACGCTGCCCTGCGCGATCGCGTTGTCGGCCACGCTCTACGTGATCTTCTCGCGCATCTTCTGA
- a CDS encoding M20 aminoacylase family protein codes for MPIVNRVADLQPDIQAWRRDIHQHPELLYDVHRTAAFVADRLREFGCDEVVTGLGQTGVVGVIKGNRPAGEGLKTIGLRADMDALPVEEQTNLPYASKNPGKMHACGHDGHTAMLLGAARYLAETRNFAGDAVVIFQPAEEGGAGGAAMVKDGLMERFGIEQVYGMHNGPGIPIGSFAIRSGPIMAATDEVDIKIEGLGGHAARPHKCVDSVLVGAQLITALQSIVARSVDPLESAVISICEFHAGNARNVIPQTAELKGTIRTLSPEVRKLVEKRVREVVAGVAQITGAKIDLHYKRNYPVVNNHAAETEVARRIAKQVAGDANVHEMPPLMGGEDFAYMLEARPGAFIFCGNGDSAGLHHPAYNFDDEAIVFGTSYWVKLVEESLAAS; via the coding sequence ATGCCCATCGTGAACCGCGTCGCCGACCTTCAACCCGACATCCAGGCCTGGCGGCGGGATATCCACCAGCATCCCGAGCTGCTGTACGATGTTCACCGCACCGCAGCATTTGTCGCGGACCGCTTGCGCGAGTTCGGTTGCGATGAGGTCGTGACGGGCCTCGGCCAGACCGGCGTGGTCGGCGTGATCAAGGGCAACAGACCGGCTGGCGAGGGCCTCAAGACCATTGGCCTGCGCGCCGACATGGACGCGCTGCCTGTCGAGGAGCAGACCAACCTGCCTTACGCCTCCAAGAATCCGGGCAAGATGCACGCCTGCGGCCATGACGGCCACACCGCGATGCTGCTGGGCGCCGCGCGCTACCTCGCAGAGACCCGCAACTTCGCCGGCGATGCGGTGGTGATCTTCCAGCCCGCCGAGGAGGGCGGCGCCGGCGGTGCGGCCATGGTCAAGGACGGCCTGATGGAGCGCTTCGGCATCGAGCAGGTCTATGGCATGCACAACGGTCCCGGCATTCCGATCGGCTCGTTCGCGATCCGGTCGGGCCCGATCATGGCGGCGACCGACGAGGTCGACATCAAGATCGAGGGCCTCGGCGGACACGCCGCGCGTCCGCATAAATGCGTCGATTCCGTGCTGGTCGGCGCGCAGCTGATCACGGCGTTGCAGTCGATCGTCGCGCGCAGCGTCGATCCCTTGGAATCGGCCGTCATCTCGATCTGCGAGTTTCACGCCGGCAATGCCCGCAACGTCATCCCGCAGACGGCAGAACTGAAGGGCACTATCCGCACGCTGTCGCCAGAGGTGCGCAAGCTCGTCGAGAAGCGCGTGCGCGAAGTGGTGGCGGGCGTGGCGCAGATCACGGGTGCAAAGATCGATCTGCACTACAAGCGCAATTATCCTGTCGTGAACAATCACGCGGCGGAGACCGAGGTGGCGCGGCGCATCGCCAAGCAGGTCGCGGGCGACGCCAACGTGCACGAGATGCCGCCGCTGATGGGCGGCGAGGATTTTGCCTACATGCTGGAAGCGCGCCCCGGCGCCTTCATCTTCTGCGGCAACGGCGACAGCGCCGGCCTGCATCACCCCGCCTACAATTTCGACGACGAGGCGATCGTCTTCGGCACGTCTTACTGGGTCAAGCTGGTCGAGGAATCGCTCGCGGCGTCGTAG
- a CDS encoding GMC family oxidoreductase N-terminal domain-containing protein, with protein sequence MPRRLEGEFDYIVVGAGTAGCIVANRLSADPKNRVLILEAGGDDNWIWFHIPVGYLFAIGNPRSDWMFKTEAEPGLNGRSLAYPRGKVIGGSSAINAMISMRGQSADYDHWRQLGMTGWGYDDVLPLFKRLEDHFLGASEHHGAGGGWRIEAPRLSWTVLDAVGDAAEEMGIKRIPDFNTGDNEGTSYFHVNQKRGRRWSSARGFLKPALNRQNLRLEKHVLVDRLIIEQGRAVGVRFIQNGEIVEARAKREVILSAGSIGSVQVLHRSGIGPANWLSPLGIDIVMDKPGVGRNLQDHLQQRAIYKVEGVRTLNETYYNLVRRGLMGLDYAFRRRGPLTMAPSQLGIFTRSDATRARANIQFHVQPLSLDKFGDPLHRFPAITVSACNLQPTSRGTVRLRSAAIEEKPIIAPNYLSTDDDRQVGADAIRTTRRLMQQKALAKYRPSEYLPGPSVGDDDASLAKAAGDIGTTIFHPVGTAKMGAANDPMAVVDERLRFYGLDNLRIVDASIMPTITSGNTNTPTAMIAEKGATMILEDAKS encoded by the coding sequence ATGCCAAGGCGGCTCGAAGGTGAGTTTGACTATATCGTGGTCGGGGCCGGCACGGCGGGCTGCATCGTCGCCAACCGGTTGTCGGCCGATCCCAAGAACCGCGTCCTGATCCTCGAGGCCGGCGGCGACGACAACTGGATCTGGTTCCACATCCCGGTCGGCTATCTCTTCGCGATCGGCAATCCGCGCTCGGACTGGATGTTCAAGACCGAGGCCGAGCCCGGTCTCAACGGCCGCTCGCTCGCCTATCCCCGCGGCAAGGTGATCGGCGGCTCTTCGGCGATCAACGCCATGATTTCGATGCGCGGACAGTCCGCCGATTACGACCATTGGCGCCAGCTCGGGATGACCGGCTGGGGCTATGACGACGTGTTGCCGCTGTTCAAGCGGCTGGAAGACCACTTTCTCGGCGCGAGCGAGCATCACGGCGCGGGCGGCGGCTGGCGCATCGAGGCGCCGCGGCTGTCATGGACCGTTCTCGACGCCGTCGGCGACGCCGCCGAGGAGATGGGCATCAAGCGCATTCCGGATTTCAACACCGGCGACAACGAAGGCACGAGCTATTTCCACGTCAACCAGAAGCGCGGCCGGCGCTGGTCGTCGGCGCGCGGCTTCCTCAAGCCCGCACTGAACCGCCAAAATCTGCGGCTCGAGAAGCACGTGCTGGTCGATCGTCTCATCATCGAGCAGGGCCGCGCCGTCGGCGTGCGCTTCATCCAGAACGGCGAGATCGTCGAGGCGCGCGCCAAGCGCGAGGTGATCCTCTCGGCAGGCTCGATCGGCTCGGTCCAGGTGCTGCATCGTTCCGGCATCGGACCCGCCAACTGGCTGTCGCCGCTCGGCATCGACATCGTCATGGACAAGCCCGGCGTCGGTCGCAATCTCCAGGACCATCTCCAGCAGCGCGCGATCTACAAGGTCGAGGGCGTCCGCACGCTGAACGAGACCTATTACAATCTGGTCCGCCGCGGCCTGATGGGGCTCGACTACGCCTTCCGCCGCCGCGGTCCGCTGACCATGGCACCGTCGCAGCTCGGCATCTTCACGCGCTCCGATGCGACGCGCGCCCGCGCCAACATCCAGTTCCACGTGCAGCCACTGTCGCTCGACAAGTTTGGCGATCCCCTGCACCGCTTCCCTGCCATCACCGTGAGCGCATGCAATCTCCAGCCGACCTCGCGTGGCACCGTGCGGCTACGCTCGGCGGCGATCGAAGAGAAGCCGATCATCGCGCCAAACTATCTGTCGACCGACGACGACCGCCAGGTTGGCGCCGACGCCATTCGCACCACCCGCCGCCTGATGCAGCAGAAGGCGCTCGCCAAATATCGGCCGAGCGAATATTTGCCCGGCCCCTCCGTCGGCGATGACGATGCCTCGCTTGCGAAGGCCGCCGGCGACATCGGCACCACCATCTTCCATCCCGTCGGCACCGCGAAGATGGGCGCGGCGAATGATCCGATGGCGGTCGTCGACGAGCGCCTGCGCTTCTACGGGTTAGACAATCTGCGTATTGTCGATGCTTCGATCATGCCGACCATCACCTCGGGCAACACCAACACACCGACCGCGATGATCGCCGAGAAAGGCGCGACGATGATTCTGGAGGATGCGAAGTCGTAG